The Orcinus orca chromosome 16, mOrcOrc1.1, whole genome shotgun sequence genome includes a window with the following:
- the ZHX3 gene encoding zinc fingers and homeoboxes protein 3 isoform X2: MASKRKSTTPCMIPVKTVVLQDTGAEALPEEPVPEGPPQEPPPEAPTASGEATQGTSGPDSAALANGHRSTLDGYTYACKCCDFRSQDITRFVGHLSSEHTDFSKDPNFVCTECSFLAKTPEGLSLHNAKCHSGEASFVWNVAKPDNHVVVEQSVPESTSPPDPSGEPNMEGTDGQAEIIITKTPIMKIMKGKAEAKKIHTLKENVPSQPAGEALPTPSAGDTEVKEGDHAFVNGAAPVSQASTNSPKPPHSANGPLLGTVPVLPAGIAQFLSLQQPPPHAQHHAHQPLPTAKSLPKVMIPLSSIPTYNAAMDSNSFLKNSFHKFPYPTKAELCYLTVVTKYPEEQLKIWFTAQRLKQGISWSPEEIEDARKKMFNTVIQSVPQPTITVLNTPLVASGGNVQHLIQPTLPGHVVGQPEGTAGGLLVTQPLMANGLQAPSSSLPLAVTSVPKLPAVAPINTVCSNTTSAVKVVNAAQSLLTACPSITSQAFLDASIYKNKKSHEQLSALKGSFCRNQFPGQSEVEHLTKVTGLSTREVRKWFSDRRYHCRNLKGSRAGLAGEHGALLVDSVPEVPFSLASKAPEVTCLLTAATPATPPSAKRQSWHQTPDFTPTKYKERAPEQLRALENSFAQNPLPLDEELDRLRTETKMTRREIDGWFSERRKKVSAEEAKKAEEGASQGEEEAAEDEGEEGSARDPRVPGEDGSPETPGSHVLAERKVSPIKINLKNLRVTEANGKGELPGLGACEPEDDVPSKPAEQLPGKVSYRKTAQQRHLLRQLFLQTQWPSNQDYDSIMAQTGLPRPEVVRWFGDSRYALKNGQLKWYEDYRRGSFPPGLLVISPSNRELLQDYYVTHKMLYEQDLQSLCDKTQMSAQQVKQWFAERMETD, encoded by the exons ATGGCCAGCAAGAGGAAGTCCACCACCCCGTGCATGATCCCCGTGAAGACCGTGGTGCTGCAGGACACCGGCGCCGAGGCCCTGCCCGAGGAGCCCGTGCCCGAGGGGCCCCCGCAGGAGCCGCCCCCAGAAGCTCCCACCGCCAGCGGCGAGGCCACCCAGGGCACCAGCGGTCCCGACAGTGCCGCACTGGCCAACGGGCACCGGAGCACCTTGGACGGCTACACATATGCCTGTAAATGCTGTGACTTCAGATCCCAGGACATAACCCGGTTTGTGGGACACCTGAGCTCAGAGCACACAGACTTTAGCAAAGACCCGAACTTTGTATGCACTGAATGCAGTTTTCTGGCAAAAACTCCCGAGGGGCTTTCTCTGCACAATGCCAAGTGTCACTCGGGGGAAGCCAGCTTTGTGTGGAATGTGGCCAAGCCAGACAATCATGTCGTCGTGGAGCAGAGTGTCCCCGAGAGCACCAGCCCTCCCGACCCATCGGGGGAGCCAAACATGGAAGGGACAGATGGACAGGCGGAAATCATCATCACCAAAACTCCAATCATGAAGATAATGAAAGGCAAAGCCGAAGCCAAAAAAATTCACACGCTCAAGGAGAACGTCCCCAGTCAGCCTGCTGGGGAGGCCTTACCGACCCCTTCAGCCGGGGACACGGAGGTGAAAGAGGGGGACCACGCCTTTGTCAACGGGGCAGCCCCGGTCAGCCAGGCCTCTACCAACTCCCCAAAACCCCCTCACTCGGCCAACGGGCCCCTGCTGGGGACGGTGCCGGTGCTGCCCGCGGGCATCGCCCAGTTCCTCTCCCTGCAGCAGCCGCCCCCGCACGCCCAGCACCACGcccaccagcccctgcccacGGCCAAGTCCCTCCCCAAAGTGATGATCCCGCTGAGCAGCATCCCCACGTACAACGCGGCCATGGACTCCAACAGCTTTCTGAAGAACTCCTTCCACAAGTTCCCCTACCCAACCAAAGCCGAGCTCTGCTATTTGACCGTGGTCACCAAGTACCCGGAAGAGCAGCTCAAGATCTGGTTCACCGCCCAGAGGCTGAAGCAAGGTATCAGCTGGTCCCCGGAGGAGATTGAGGACGCCCGGAAGAAGATGTTCAACACGGTCATCCAGTCCGTCCCCCAGCCCACAATCACTGTCCTCAACACCCCGCTGGTTGCCAGTGGCGGCAACGTCCAACATCTCATCCAGCCCACTCTGCCTGGCCACGTGGTGGGCCAGCCAGAGGGCACAGCCGGGGGACTTCTGGTCACTCAGCCACTGATGGCCAATGGGTTGCAGGCACCCAGCTCATCTCTCCCCCTGGCAGTCACATCTGTCCCCAAGCTGCCCGCTGTCGCGCCCATTAACACCGTGTGTTCAAATACAACGTCCGCCGTGAAGGTGGTGAATGCCGCCCAGTCCCTCCTCACGGCGTGTCCCAGCATCACCTCCCAAGCCTTCCTGGATGCCAGCATCTACAAAAACAAGAAATCTCATGAACAGCTGTCAGCTCTGAAAGGGAGCTTCTGTCGGAACCAGTTCCCAGGACAGAGCGAAGTTGAGCATCTGACCAAAGTGACCGGCCTCAGCACCCGTGAGGTGCGGAAGTGGTTCAGTGACCGTAGGTACCACTGCCGGAACCTGAAGGGCTCCAGGGCCGGGCTGGCCGGGGAGCATGGCGCCCTCCTCGTCGACTCTGTGCCCGAGGTGCCCTTCTCCCTGGCGTCCAAGGCCCCAGAGGTGACCTGCCTCCTGACAGCGGCCACCCCAGCTACCCCCCCTTCTGCCAAGCGACAGTCCTGGCACCAGACCCCCGACTTCACACCAACCAAATACAAGGAGCGGGCCCCCGAGCAGCTCAGGGCCCTGGAGAACAGTTTTGCCCAAAACCCCCTTCCTCTCGACGAGGAACTGGACCGCCTGAGGACCGAGACCAAAATGACCCGCAGGGAGATTGATGGCTGGTTTTCAGAGAGACGGAAAAAAGTGAGTGCCGAGGAGGCCAAGAAGGCTGAGGAGGGCGCCTctcagggggaggaggaggccgcCGAGGATGAGGGGGAGGAGGGCTCTGCCAGGGACCCGAGGGTCCCAGGGGAAGATGGCTCCCCAGAAACGCCCGGCAGCCACGTGCTGGCAGAACGCAAAGTCAGCCCCATCAAAATCAACCTCAAGAACCTGCGAGTCACGGAGGCCAACGGCAAGGGCGAGCTCCCGGGGCTGGGCGCCTGTGAGCCCGAGGACGACGTGCCCAGCAAGCCAGCGGAGCAGCTGCCGGGCAAGGTGAGCTACAGGAAGACGGCCCAGCAGCGGCACCTGCTGCGGCAGCTCTTCCTGCAGACGCAGTGGCCCAGCAACCAGGACTACGACTCCATCATGGCCCAGACGGGCCTGCCGCGGCCCGAGGTGGTGCGCTGGTTTGGGGACAGCAGGTACGCCCTGAAGAATGGCCAGCTCAAGTGGTACGAAGACTACAGACGGGGCAGCTTCCCCCCCGGGCTGCTGGTCATCAGCCCCAGCAACCGGGAGCTGCTGCAAGACTATTACGTGACCCACAAGATGCTGTACGAGCAGGACCTGCAGAGCCTCTGCGACAAAACCCAGATGAGCGCCCAGCAGGTCAAGCAGTGGTTTGCCGAGAGGATGG AAACTGACTGA
- the ZHX3 gene encoding zinc fingers and homeoboxes protein 3 isoform X1 has protein sequence MASKRKSTTPCMIPVKTVVLQDTGAEALPEEPVPEGPPQEPPPEAPTASGEATQGTSGPDSAALANGHRSTLDGYTYACKCCDFRSQDITRFVGHLSSEHTDFSKDPNFVCTECSFLAKTPEGLSLHNAKCHSGEASFVWNVAKPDNHVVVEQSVPESTSPPDPSGEPNMEGTDGQAEIIITKTPIMKIMKGKAEAKKIHTLKENVPSQPAGEALPTPSAGDTEVKEGDHAFVNGAAPVSQASTNSPKPPHSANGPLLGTVPVLPAGIAQFLSLQQPPPHAQHHAHQPLPTAKSLPKVMIPLSSIPTYNAAMDSNSFLKNSFHKFPYPTKAELCYLTVVTKYPEEQLKIWFTAQRLKQGISWSPEEIEDARKKMFNTVIQSVPQPTITVLNTPLVASGGNVQHLIQPTLPGHVVGQPEGTAGGLLVTQPLMANGLQAPSSSLPLAVTSVPKLPAVAPINTVCSNTTSAVKVVNAAQSLLTACPSITSQAFLDASIYKNKKSHEQLSALKGSFCRNQFPGQSEVEHLTKVTGLSTREVRKWFSDRRYHCRNLKGSRAGLAGEHGALLVDSVPEVPFSLASKAPEVTCLLTAATPATPPSAKRQSWHQTPDFTPTKYKERAPEQLRALENSFAQNPLPLDEELDRLRTETKMTRREIDGWFSERRKKVSAEEAKKAEEGASQGEEEAAEDEGEEGSARDPRVPGEDGSPETPGSHVLAERKVSPIKINLKNLRVTEANGKGELPGLGACEPEDDVPSKPAEQLPGKVSYRKTAQQRHLLRQLFLQTQWPSNQDYDSIMAQTGLPRPEVVRWFGDSRYALKNGQLKWYEDYRRGSFPPGLLVISPSNRELLQDYYVTHKMLYEQDLQSLCDKTQMSAQQVKQWFAERMGEETRAVADTGGEGQGPSDPAAVHKGMGDTYSEVSENSESWEPGAPEASSEPVDTPSPQAGPQLETD, from the exons ATGGCCAGCAAGAGGAAGTCCACCACCCCGTGCATGATCCCCGTGAAGACCGTGGTGCTGCAGGACACCGGCGCCGAGGCCCTGCCCGAGGAGCCCGTGCCCGAGGGGCCCCCGCAGGAGCCGCCCCCAGAAGCTCCCACCGCCAGCGGCGAGGCCACCCAGGGCACCAGCGGTCCCGACAGTGCCGCACTGGCCAACGGGCACCGGAGCACCTTGGACGGCTACACATATGCCTGTAAATGCTGTGACTTCAGATCCCAGGACATAACCCGGTTTGTGGGACACCTGAGCTCAGAGCACACAGACTTTAGCAAAGACCCGAACTTTGTATGCACTGAATGCAGTTTTCTGGCAAAAACTCCCGAGGGGCTTTCTCTGCACAATGCCAAGTGTCACTCGGGGGAAGCCAGCTTTGTGTGGAATGTGGCCAAGCCAGACAATCATGTCGTCGTGGAGCAGAGTGTCCCCGAGAGCACCAGCCCTCCCGACCCATCGGGGGAGCCAAACATGGAAGGGACAGATGGACAGGCGGAAATCATCATCACCAAAACTCCAATCATGAAGATAATGAAAGGCAAAGCCGAAGCCAAAAAAATTCACACGCTCAAGGAGAACGTCCCCAGTCAGCCTGCTGGGGAGGCCTTACCGACCCCTTCAGCCGGGGACACGGAGGTGAAAGAGGGGGACCACGCCTTTGTCAACGGGGCAGCCCCGGTCAGCCAGGCCTCTACCAACTCCCCAAAACCCCCTCACTCGGCCAACGGGCCCCTGCTGGGGACGGTGCCGGTGCTGCCCGCGGGCATCGCCCAGTTCCTCTCCCTGCAGCAGCCGCCCCCGCACGCCCAGCACCACGcccaccagcccctgcccacGGCCAAGTCCCTCCCCAAAGTGATGATCCCGCTGAGCAGCATCCCCACGTACAACGCGGCCATGGACTCCAACAGCTTTCTGAAGAACTCCTTCCACAAGTTCCCCTACCCAACCAAAGCCGAGCTCTGCTATTTGACCGTGGTCACCAAGTACCCGGAAGAGCAGCTCAAGATCTGGTTCACCGCCCAGAGGCTGAAGCAAGGTATCAGCTGGTCCCCGGAGGAGATTGAGGACGCCCGGAAGAAGATGTTCAACACGGTCATCCAGTCCGTCCCCCAGCCCACAATCACTGTCCTCAACACCCCGCTGGTTGCCAGTGGCGGCAACGTCCAACATCTCATCCAGCCCACTCTGCCTGGCCACGTGGTGGGCCAGCCAGAGGGCACAGCCGGGGGACTTCTGGTCACTCAGCCACTGATGGCCAATGGGTTGCAGGCACCCAGCTCATCTCTCCCCCTGGCAGTCACATCTGTCCCCAAGCTGCCCGCTGTCGCGCCCATTAACACCGTGTGTTCAAATACAACGTCCGCCGTGAAGGTGGTGAATGCCGCCCAGTCCCTCCTCACGGCGTGTCCCAGCATCACCTCCCAAGCCTTCCTGGATGCCAGCATCTACAAAAACAAGAAATCTCATGAACAGCTGTCAGCTCTGAAAGGGAGCTTCTGTCGGAACCAGTTCCCAGGACAGAGCGAAGTTGAGCATCTGACCAAAGTGACCGGCCTCAGCACCCGTGAGGTGCGGAAGTGGTTCAGTGACCGTAGGTACCACTGCCGGAACCTGAAGGGCTCCAGGGCCGGGCTGGCCGGGGAGCATGGCGCCCTCCTCGTCGACTCTGTGCCCGAGGTGCCCTTCTCCCTGGCGTCCAAGGCCCCAGAGGTGACCTGCCTCCTGACAGCGGCCACCCCAGCTACCCCCCCTTCTGCCAAGCGACAGTCCTGGCACCAGACCCCCGACTTCACACCAACCAAATACAAGGAGCGGGCCCCCGAGCAGCTCAGGGCCCTGGAGAACAGTTTTGCCCAAAACCCCCTTCCTCTCGACGAGGAACTGGACCGCCTGAGGACCGAGACCAAAATGACCCGCAGGGAGATTGATGGCTGGTTTTCAGAGAGACGGAAAAAAGTGAGTGCCGAGGAGGCCAAGAAGGCTGAGGAGGGCGCCTctcagggggaggaggaggccgcCGAGGATGAGGGGGAGGAGGGCTCTGCCAGGGACCCGAGGGTCCCAGGGGAAGATGGCTCCCCAGAAACGCCCGGCAGCCACGTGCTGGCAGAACGCAAAGTCAGCCCCATCAAAATCAACCTCAAGAACCTGCGAGTCACGGAGGCCAACGGCAAGGGCGAGCTCCCGGGGCTGGGCGCCTGTGAGCCCGAGGACGACGTGCCCAGCAAGCCAGCGGAGCAGCTGCCGGGCAAGGTGAGCTACAGGAAGACGGCCCAGCAGCGGCACCTGCTGCGGCAGCTCTTCCTGCAGACGCAGTGGCCCAGCAACCAGGACTACGACTCCATCATGGCCCAGACGGGCCTGCCGCGGCCCGAGGTGGTGCGCTGGTTTGGGGACAGCAGGTACGCCCTGAAGAATGGCCAGCTCAAGTGGTACGAAGACTACAGACGGGGCAGCTTCCCCCCCGGGCTGCTGGTCATCAGCCCCAGCAACCGGGAGCTGCTGCAAGACTATTACGTGACCCACAAGATGCTGTACGAGCAGGACCTGCAGAGCCTCTGCGACAAAACCCAGATGAGCGCCCAGCAGGTCAAGCAGTGGTTTGCCGAGAGGATGGGTGAGGAGACCCGGGCCGTGGCCGACACGGGTGGTGAGGGCCAGGGCCCCAGCGACCCTGCAGCAGTTCACAAAGGGATGGGCGACACCTATTCAGAGGTGTCCGAAAACAGTGAGTCATGGGAACCCGGTGCCCCTGAGGCCAGCTCAGAGCCCGTTGACACGCCGAGTCCCCAGGCTGGACCTCAGCTGG AAACTGACTGA